From Acinetobacter sp. ASP199, the proteins below share one genomic window:
- the mutS gene encoding DNA mismatch repair protein MutS has translation MTSSELMTDLSTLTPMMQQYMSVKMQHPHSLMFYRMGDFYELFFEDAHKAAKILGITLTHRGKANGQPIPMAGVPFHAAEGYLARLVKKGETVVICEQIGEVTGKGPVERGVVRIITPGTLTDDALLGAHQTSNLVALCIQQNKIGIALLDLSAGIFKVQQIDYDLNQLAIELARLMPSEIVVDENLQEQDLIEHLKRQLDVPVSKRPNVDFNLNNAQKTLCDQFAVSTLAGFGIDHLPLAKAAAAALIHYAKETQKTALPHIRTIQLEQSFDFIALDPVTRRNLELIEPLFEHGTSLFQLINDCQTAMGGRLLSRTLMQPLRDTAILDERLDATQVLLDGFHESPVRLVLKEISDIERVLSRIALGSARPRDLVQLRQACAQIPFLRHALQPMVNQQQSKLLVQLNEELGDFHGLHQRLISAIVENPPVLLRDGNVIAEGFDAELDELRKIRDHAGQFLIDLEIKEREQSGIPTLKIGYNRVSGYYIELTRAQAEQAPEHYIRRQTLKNAERYITPELKAFEDKVLSSESRALAREKLLFEMLLDELREDIGNLQMMSSAIAQIDLLCNFAHQARLRNWSRPKYSPEIGLKIQAGRHPVVEALSKTAFTPNDTQLDYQHRMAIITGPNMGGKSTFMRQTALIALLAYCGSYVPAQAVTLGPIDRIFTRIGSADDLSTGKSTFMVEMTETSQILHHATSQSLVLMDEVGRGTSTYDGLSLAWACVLDLTRRIQCLCLFATHYFELTELASESGIDNYHVTAREVNGNLILLHKVQQGPASQSHGLQVAKLAGIPASVIREAQNRLRILEKQHHTKPQSPQPDLFAIEQVETVIERIVEVEKPSAALELLEDIDVDSLSPREALQQLYALKDLLKLPG, from the coding sequence ATGACCAGTTCAGAACTCATGACTGATCTTTCTACCTTAACACCTATGATGCAGCAATATATGTCTGTAAAGATGCAGCATCCGCATTCATTGATGTTCTATCGCATGGGTGATTTCTACGAACTGTTCTTTGAAGATGCCCATAAAGCAGCCAAAATTCTTGGCATTACTCTGACCCATCGCGGTAAGGCCAATGGCCAGCCGATTCCAATGGCAGGTGTGCCTTTTCATGCGGCAGAAGGCTATCTGGCCCGTCTGGTGAAAAAAGGCGAAACCGTGGTGATCTGCGAACAGATTGGAGAGGTCACAGGTAAAGGCCCGGTTGAACGTGGCGTGGTACGGATTATTACCCCTGGAACATTAACCGATGATGCCCTGCTGGGTGCACATCAAACCTCTAATCTGGTTGCGCTATGTATTCAGCAAAATAAAATTGGAATTGCCCTGCTAGATCTGAGCGCCGGTATTTTCAAGGTACAGCAAATTGATTATGACCTGAACCAGCTGGCGATTGAGCTGGCACGCCTGATGCCTAGCGAAATTGTCGTTGATGAGAATCTGCAAGAGCAGGATCTGATTGAACATTTAAAACGCCAACTGGATGTACCGGTCAGCAAACGTCCAAATGTCGACTTTAACCTGAACAATGCCCAGAAAACTCTATGTGACCAGTTTGCTGTAAGTACACTGGCAGGTTTTGGGATTGATCATCTGCCACTCGCCAAAGCTGCAGCGGCTGCATTGATTCACTATGCCAAAGAAACCCAGAAAACTGCGCTGCCGCATATTCGTACTATTCAGCTAGAACAAAGTTTTGACTTTATTGCGCTAGATCCAGTGACTCGACGCAACTTAGAGCTGATTGAACCCTTATTTGAACATGGTACTTCGCTGTTTCAGTTGATCAATGATTGCCAGACAGCGATGGGTGGCCGCCTGCTGAGTCGTACCCTGATGCAGCCCTTACGCGATACTGCCATTTTGGATGAGCGCCTGGATGCGACTCAGGTATTATTAGACGGCTTCCATGAATCACCAGTACGTCTGGTCTTAAAAGAAATCAGTGATATTGAACGTGTATTGAGCCGTATTGCACTCGGCAGTGCACGTCCACGTGATCTGGTTCAGCTGCGTCAGGCCTGTGCCCAGATCCCATTCCTGCGTCATGCACTACAACCGATGGTCAACCAGCAGCAGTCCAAATTACTCGTCCAACTGAATGAAGAACTTGGTGATTTCCATGGCCTACATCAACGCTTGATATCAGCCATTGTGGAAAATCCACCTGTTCTGTTACGTGATGGCAATGTTATTGCCGAGGGCTTTGATGCAGAACTGGATGAATTACGCAAAATCCGTGATCATGCTGGGCAGTTCCTGATTGATCTGGAAATAAAGGAGCGTGAGCAAAGCGGCATTCCAACCCTGAAAATTGGCTACAATCGTGTCAGTGGCTACTATATTGAACTGACCCGTGCACAGGCTGAACAGGCACCGGAACATTATATTCGTCGCCAGACATTAAAAAATGCTGAACGTTACATCACGCCAGAGCTGAAAGCTTTTGAAGATAAAGTCCTCTCCAGCGAATCGCGTGCACTGGCGCGTGAAAAATTGTTATTTGAAATGCTGCTGGATGAATTGCGTGAGGACATTGGCAACCTGCAAATGATGAGCAGTGCCATCGCACAGATTGATCTGCTGTGTAACTTTGCGCATCAGGCACGCTTACGTAACTGGTCACGTCCAAAATATAGTCCGGAAATTGGCTTAAAAATCCAGGCAGGTCGTCATCCCGTGGTGGAAGCATTAAGCAAAACTGCCTTTACCCCGAATGATACACAACTGGATTATCAGCACCGGATGGCAATTATCACCGGTCCAAACATGGGTGGTAAATCTACCTTTATGCGTCAGACTGCACTGATTGCCCTCTTGGCCTATTGCGGTAGCTATGTTCCAGCGCAGGCTGTAACTTTAGGTCCAATTGACCGCATCTTTACCCGGATTGGTTCAGCAGATGACCTGTCTACAGGTAAATCCACCTTCATGGTAGAAATGACCGAAACTTCGCAGATTCTGCATCATGCGACAAGTCAATCACTCGTGCTGATGGATGAAGTCGGCCGTGGAACCAGTACCTATGATGGTCTGTCTTTGGCTTGGGCATGCGTACTGGATCTCACCCGTCGTATTCAATGTTTATGTCTGTTTGCTACGCATTATTTTGAGTTGACTGAACTAGCTAGCGAATCAGGTATTGATAACTACCATGTGACTGCCCGTGAAGTGAATGGCAATCTGATCCTGCTACACAAAGTGCAACAAGGTCCAGCCAGCCAGAGTCATGGTCTACAGGTCGCTAAACTTGCCGGTATTCCAGCAAGCGTGATCCGGGAAGCACAAAACCGACTGCGTATTCTGGAAAAGCAGCATCATACCAAGCCTCAAAGTCCACAACCTGATCTGTTTGCGATTGAACAGGTAGAAACAGTCATTGAACGGATTGTAGAGGTGGAAAAACCATCAGCTGCGCTTGAATTGCTGGAAGATATTGATGTCGACAGCCTCAGTCCACGTGAAGCCTTACAGCAGCTTTATGCATTGAAAGACCTGCTGAAACTGCCAGGTTAA
- a CDS encoding alpha/beta hydrolase, with amino-acid sequence MHYKMNNAFVLCSLLLTLALTGCQVVSVKEQAFNVTIINERDSILTRDKLSEASLNVLSMTGREARVCTEQPQECVEALKEIPQILDEQLLSTASELYLAKSLQLGKGSECKSSVLTKTQSEEKKQLQKQNIQKCQDQQLVMLDQSIRYSYAYLFKTQRAPQDRIFDNRQVQIRDFYNLAISHLIHVYSERHQAKEGSRKIQVGNSIYTVDFENYPEIKNQPFEKLMSTYNMNFSGLRSITRRDGFGSEFVVVLPEEKRITPNNKYIVDPLNFKYAEGSNPNIHSARYLATTITAVPKSATSVDQIINGPEFQLKLHDPYKHEKVTVAGKQYALAANFSAPYGLWLAENNLGRAAYLVLIDRDDNLIMPHLYMLEPYNPKKKVIVLIHGLASSPEAWIRLTNDIMGDPVLRENFQVWQVFYSTNMPILESRYQINALIQQGFQRINAQDPAKKDAVLVGHSMGGVIARLLVSDANLIPRTEELINNRRIERFRNNSLFKARLQLKPIPNFSRGIFLATPHRGTDYADRWFTLAARKIIRLPGAFLGAFADTLQGDIGLDDFIKEIGHDLIQNGPSDLSKNSKFNALTRDVVPYKGFKFHNIMGNMTDSNDKSVMTDDVVPYQSAELKGAISEEIIKGGHSIQETPEAVLELRRILRLHLTELGLYKPQKVLK; translated from the coding sequence ATGCACTATAAAATGAATAACGCATTCGTCCTCTGTTCACTACTGCTTACCTTGGCTTTGACTGGCTGTCAGGTGGTCAGTGTGAAAGAACAAGCCTTCAATGTCACCATCATTAATGAACGTGACAGCATTTTGACCCGGGATAAACTAAGTGAAGCCAGCCTGAATGTTCTGTCCATGACCGGGCGTGAAGCACGCGTTTGTACTGAACAACCGCAGGAATGTGTAGAGGCGCTCAAGGAAATTCCACAGATTCTGGATGAACAGCTCTTATCTACTGCCAGTGAATTGTATCTGGCCAAATCGCTGCAATTGGGTAAAGGTTCAGAATGCAAAAGCAGCGTTCTGACCAAGACCCAATCTGAAGAAAAAAAGCAGCTACAAAAGCAGAACATCCAGAAATGCCAGGATCAGCAGCTGGTGATGCTGGACCAGAGTATTCGTTATAGCTATGCCTATCTGTTCAAAACCCAGCGTGCGCCACAAGATCGTATCTTTGACAACCGTCAGGTACAGATTCGTGACTTTTATAACCTGGCGATCTCGCATTTGATCCATGTTTATTCCGAGCGTCATCAGGCCAAAGAAGGCAGCCGCAAGATTCAGGTCGGCAACAGCATTTATACAGTAGATTTCGAAAACTATCCTGAAATTAAGAACCAGCCTTTTGAGAAGCTCATGTCGACCTATAACATGAATTTCTCTGGTCTACGTTCAATTACCCGTCGAGACGGTTTTGGTTCGGAATTTGTAGTGGTCCTTCCCGAAGAGAAACGCATTACTCCAAATAACAAATATATTGTCGATCCTTTGAATTTCAAATATGCAGAAGGCAGCAATCCGAATATTCATTCAGCACGTTATCTGGCCACCACCATTACCGCCGTCCCTAAATCTGCGACCAGTGTTGATCAGATTATTAATGGTCCGGAATTTCAGCTCAAACTGCATGACCCCTACAAACATGAAAAAGTAACCGTTGCAGGTAAACAATATGCACTGGCTGCAAATTTCTCGGCACCCTATGGTCTATGGCTGGCTGAAAATAACCTGGGACGTGCTGCCTATCTGGTGCTGATTGACCGGGATGACAACCTGATCATGCCGCATCTTTATATGCTCGAACCCTACAATCCGAAGAAAAAAGTGATTGTCCTGATCCATGGCCTAGCCAGCAGTCCTGAAGCCTGGATCCGTCTAACCAATGACATCATGGGTGATCCGGTACTGCGTGAAAATTTCCAGGTCTGGCAAGTATTCTATTCAACCAATATGCCAATTCTGGAGAGCCGTTATCAGATCAATGCCCTGATTCAGCAAGGTTTCCAACGCATCAATGCACAGGATCCTGCCAAAAAAGATGCCGTACTGGTTGGTCATAGTATGGGTGGCGTGATCGCCCGCCTCTTGGTGAGTGATGCCAATCTGATTCCACGTACGGAAGAACTGATTAATAACCGCCGTATCGAACGTTTCCGCAATAATTCATTATTTAAAGCGCGTCTACAGCTTAAACCGATTCCAAACTTTAGCCGAGGTATTTTTCTGGCTACCCCACATCGCGGGACTGATTATGCAGATCGCTGGTTTACCCTGGCAGCCCGTAAAATTATCCGCTTACCCGGTGCATTTCTGGGCGCATTTGCAGATACTCTACAAGGTGATATTGGGCTGGATGATTTCATCAAGGAAATTGGTCATGACCTGATTCAGAACGGTCCAAGCGATTTATCCAAAAATTCGAAATTCAATGCCCTGACCCGTGATGTCGTGCCATATAAAGGCTTTAAATTCCATAACATCATGGGCAATATGACGGATAGTAACGATAAATCAGTGATGACAGATGATGTGGTTCCCTATCAAAGTGCCGAGCTAAAAGGTGCAATCTCTGAGGAAATTATCAAAGGCGGTCATTCGATTCAGGAAACCCCTGAAGCTGTACTCGAATTACGTCGTATCTTACGCTTGCACCTGACTGAACTAGGTTTATATAAACCACAAAAAGTACTGAAATAA
- the cysE gene encoding serine O-acetyltransferase produces the protein MFKQLKEDIQAVFARDPAARNTLEVLTTYPGIHALMMHRVAHELWNKDCKGTARALSSFSRFATGIEIHPGAKIGRRFFIDHGMGVVIGETAEIGDDVTLYHGVTLGGTTWNKGKRHPTLEDGVVVGAGAKILGPFTVGKNAKVGSNAVVTKAVPENTTAVGNPARFITKDQPKDEAEARRRDYAESIGFQPYATTQDQSDPIIEGMRVLLDRIQQNEKRMNMLCNRLSMLDPTFKKNQLNEHPLSEEDMKILEEARRECEAQTSQSKA, from the coding sequence ATGTTTAAACAGCTCAAAGAGGATATACAGGCTGTCTTCGCGCGCGATCCTGCTGCACGCAACACCCTGGAAGTCTTGACCACATATCCTGGCATTCACGCGCTGATGATGCATCGTGTGGCGCATGAATTGTGGAACAAAGACTGTAAAGGCACGGCACGTGCTTTATCCTCATTCAGCCGTTTTGCGACAGGAATTGAAATCCATCCGGGTGCCAAGATTGGCCGCCGTTTCTTTATTGACCATGGTATGGGTGTGGTGATTGGTGAAACTGCAGAAATTGGTGATGATGTTACCCTCTATCACGGTGTGACCTTGGGTGGTACGACCTGGAATAAAGGCAAGCGTCATCCAACTTTAGAAGATGGCGTTGTCGTAGGTGCCGGGGCAAAAATTCTCGGTCCATTTACCGTAGGTAAAAATGCCAAAGTGGGTTCAAATGCAGTCGTTACCAAAGCTGTTCCAGAAAATACAACTGCTGTCGGTAACCCTGCCCGGTTTATTACCAAAGACCAGCCGAAAGATGAGGCTGAAGCACGTCGACGCGATTATGCAGAAAGTATCGGGTTCCAGCCATATGCGACCACACAAGATCAGTCCGATCCGATTATTGAAGGCATGCGTGTCCTGCTTGATCGTATTCAACAAAATGAAAAACGCATGAATATGCTTTGCAACCGTTTATCTATGCTTGACCCTACTTTCAAGAAAAACCAGTTGAATGAACATCCGCTTAGCGAGGAAGATATGAAGATTCTGGAAGAAGCTCGCCGTGAGTGCGAAGCACAGACTTCTCAGTCTAAGGCCTGA
- a CDS encoding RNA methyltransferase: MSQIDNAAVSAHLSHVRIVMVNTTLPANIGSALRAMKTMGLCKLVLVAPKTYPHPDIDALAAGATDLIEQIEIVETLEDAIKDCQVVFGTSARSRTIPWPLLDVRPAAEKALSAVVQEQQEIAILFGREDRGLTNEELAMANYHLTIPVNTDYGVLNVAQAIQVICYELRMAALDQVEHPRDPKATMQVIDGIEMEWDEPLVNHEQMEQFYPHLEKMLAEIEFMDPKNPRLLPLRLRRLFGRIQLDRMEYHLLRGIFSRVQALNNGTWKKSSHTTQQDKDQI, encoded by the coding sequence ATGAGTCAAATTGACAATGCTGCTGTTTCAGCACATCTCTCCCATGTGCGTATTGTCATGGTTAATACCACCCTGCCTGCCAATATTGGTAGTGCCTTACGTGCTATGAAAACCATGGGCCTGTGCAAACTGGTCTTGGTTGCACCAAAAACCTACCCGCATCCAGATATTGATGCGCTGGCTGCAGGTGCGACCGATCTGATCGAACAGATTGAAATCGTCGAGACACTGGAAGACGCGATTAAAGATTGTCAGGTGGTTTTCGGTACCAGCGCGCGTAGCCGTACCATTCCCTGGCCTCTTCTGGATGTGCGTCCTGCGGCTGAAAAAGCGCTGTCTGCGGTCGTGCAAGAGCAACAGGAAATTGCGATTCTGTTTGGTCGTGAAGACCGTGGCCTGACCAATGAAGAACTGGCGATGGCCAATTATCATCTCACTATTCCTGTGAATACTGACTACGGCGTACTCAATGTAGCTCAGGCAATTCAGGTGATCTGCTATGAACTGCGTATGGCTGCATTGGATCAGGTAGAACATCCGCGTGATCCTAAAGCCACCATGCAGGTCATTGATGGCATTGAAATGGAATGGGATGAACCGCTGGTGAATCATGAACAGATGGAACAGTTCTACCCGCATCTGGAAAAAATGCTGGCAGAAATTGAGTTTATGGATCCAAAAAATCCACGATTATTGCCTTTACGCTTGCGTCGCCTATTTGGACGTATACAATTAGATCGTATGGAATATCATTTACTCCGTGGGATTTTCAGTCGGGTTCAAGCCTTGAATAATGGTACCTGGAAGAAATCTTCACACACTACCCAACAGGACAAGGATCAAATCTAA
- the dnaE gene encoding DNA polymerase III subunit alpha, whose translation MHFVHLGIHTEFSITESIVRIPDLVKAAANDEMPALALTDLSNLHAAVKFYKKCLDKGIKPILGSEIRLNDAEHRVTLLSMTNKGWRNLTELVSEGYISGQQLDIPCVQKDWILKQHDDMIILLGMQSDVGKMLITSNPDKAEPLLQEWVEKFGNRVYLALTRTSRPNEDLFIEEAVKLAKKYNIGVVAHNDVHFIAREDFEAHEARVCIADGYVLGDNRRPKTYSPEQYFKSSTEMAELFSDIPTAIENTFHIARRCNVTLRLGFNDLPDYPIPEGHTIGSYFTHLCEVGLEERLDFLYPPEKRGEDWPEIRQPYDERLAFEIKIILDMGFPGYFLIVMDFIQWSKGNGVPVGPGRGSGAGSLVAYSLKITDLDPLRYDLLFERFLNPERVSMPDFDVDFCIAGRDRVIDYVARTYGRDAVSQIATFGTMAAKGAIRDVARVLGKSYGLADRISKLIPTKPLGLSLEESLEAEPQLKDVVTNPSNPDYDDASEIWEMALKLEGITRNTGKHAGGVVIAPTKLTDYSAVMCDADGTARVAQFDKDDVEAAGLVKFDFLGLRNLTVIEDAVKNINKRIQSDKPLDIAYIPLDDKDAYLVFAEANTTAVFQFESVGMKKMLKEARPSKFEEIIAFVSLYRPGPMDLIPDFIHRMHGGEFEYLHPLLEGVLEPTYGIMVYQEQVMQAAQFCAGYTLGGADLLRRAMGKKKPEEMVKQRKIFIEGAAKKDIDEATANHIFDYMEKFAGYGFNKSHAAAYALVAYQTAWLKAHYPAEFLAAVMSSEMQNTDNVVFLIDDCRKNNLEVLPPSVNMSIYQFHATDEKTIVYGLGAIKGVGEAAMQSVIESRQKEGPYKDLFDFCHRIDLKKINKRTLEALIRAGALDCLGIERADLMAQLPEAVQAADQARQNRETGIMDLFGEVEEVQRKPAKPVKPWSDEVRLKGEKDTLGLYLTGHPIDVYRNELKAFVPCQINELTPTRRGVTTVFAGLVVDVANFPNRMMVTLDDGTARIEISTNHERFQRFKDIVQVDKVVVIEGEIYEREGFDRPMGRLTKAFSLNEIRQKRANSIKITLQAEHYSKTLSRDLQQILMPYTNVDMSTHIPVILYLDYGYATAELHLGLNWKVAPLDELLAKLRDYFGKAALHIEYQVKSKAARAVSYEEAKPVEVPPPPADMSMDDAMAQYEAESQPQYS comes from the coding sequence ATGCACTTTGTTCATCTTGGTATTCATACAGAATTTTCGATTACTGAATCCATCGTACGGATACCGGACCTGGTCAAAGCTGCTGCTAATGACGAGATGCCAGCACTCGCGCTGACTGATTTATCTAATCTACATGCCGCAGTCAAATTCTATAAAAAATGCCTGGATAAAGGCATTAAACCGATTCTCGGTTCTGAAATCCGTCTGAATGATGCCGAACATCGTGTCACCCTGCTTTCCATGACCAACAAAGGCTGGCGCAACCTGACCGAACTGGTTTCTGAAGGTTATATTAGTGGCCAGCAGCTCGATATTCCTTGCGTACAGAAAGATTGGATCTTAAAGCAGCACGATGACATGATCATATTGCTGGGTATGCAATCCGATGTCGGCAAAATGCTGATTACCTCAAATCCCGATAAAGCTGAACCTTTACTACAGGAATGGGTAGAAAAATTTGGTAATCGCGTATATTTAGCGCTTACTCGTACAAGTCGTCCGAATGAAGACCTTTTCATTGAAGAAGCGGTCAAACTCGCCAAAAAATATAATATCGGTGTAGTCGCACATAATGACGTGCACTTTATTGCACGTGAAGATTTTGAAGCACACGAAGCACGTGTCTGTATTGCCGATGGTTATGTACTTGGTGATAATCGCCGCCCTAAAACCTATAGTCCTGAACAGTACTTTAAAAGCTCAACAGAAATGGCAGAGCTTTTCTCGGATATTCCAACCGCAATTGAAAACACCTTTCATATCGCAAGACGTTGTAATGTTACCTTGCGACTGGGCTTTAATGACCTGCCGGACTATCCGATTCCAGAAGGTCATACCATTGGCAGTTATTTCACCCATTTGTGTGAAGTCGGTCTGGAAGAACGCCTAGACTTTCTGTATCCACCTGAAAAACGTGGTGAGGACTGGCCGGAAATCCGTCAGCCTTATGATGAACGTCTGGCTTTTGAAATCAAAATTATTCTGGACATGGGCTTCCCGGGTTACTTCCTGATCGTAATGGACTTCATTCAATGGTCCAAAGGTAATGGGGTGCCGGTAGGTCCGGGTCGTGGTTCGGGTGCCGGTTCTCTAGTAGCCTATAGTTTAAAAATTACTGACCTTGATCCACTGCGTTATGACCTGCTATTCGAACGTTTCTTAAACCCGGAACGTGTTTCGATGCCCGACTTTGACGTCGATTTCTGTATTGCCGGTCGTGACCGCGTGATTGATTATGTGGCGCGTACTTATGGCCGGGATGCAGTTTCCCAGATTGCAACCTTCGGTACCATGGCGGCCAAAGGTGCAATTCGTGACGTGGCACGTGTCCTGGGTAAATCCTATGGTCTTGCCGATCGTATTTCCAAACTGATTCCAACCAAGCCTTTGGGCTTAAGCCTGGAAGAATCTCTGGAAGCCGAACCGCAACTAAAAGATGTGGTCACCAATCCATCCAACCCGGATTATGACGATGCTTCTGAAATCTGGGAAATGGCACTGAAGCTTGAAGGTATTACCCGGAATACCGGTAAACATGCCGGTGGCGTGGTGATTGCGCCAACCAAGCTGACCGACTACTCAGCCGTGATGTGTGATGCTGATGGTACAGCACGGGTTGCCCAGTTCGATAAGGACGATGTCGAAGCTGCCGGTTTGGTGAAGTTCGACTTCCTAGGTCTACGTAACCTGACCGTAATTGAAGATGCGGTTAAAAATATCAATAAGCGAATCCAGAGCGATAAACCGCTGGATATTGCTTACATCCCCTTAGATGACAAAGATGCCTATCTGGTCTTTGCTGAAGCCAATACCACAGCGGTCTTCCAGTTTGAATCCGTGGGCATGAAAAAGATGCTGAAAGAGGCACGCCCAAGTAAATTTGAAGAGATTATTGCTTTCGTATCATTATACCGTCCGGGTCCAATGGATCTAATTCCTGACTTTATTCATCGTATGCACGGCGGTGAGTTTGAATATCTGCATCCTCTGCTAGAAGGCGTATTAGAGCCAACTTACGGGATTATGGTCTATCAGGAACAGGTCATGCAGGCTGCGCAGTTCTGTGCCGGCTATACCCTTGGCGGCGCGGACTTGCTGCGTCGTGCGATGGGTAAGAAAAAGCCTGAGGAAATGGTCAAGCAGCGTAAGATCTTCATTGAAGGTGCTGCGAAAAAAGATATTGATGAAGCTACTGCTAACCATATCTTCGACTATATGGAAAAATTCGCTGGTTATGGTTTTAACAAATCGCATGCAGCCGCTTACGCACTTGTTGCCTACCAGACAGCCTGGCTGAAAGCACATTATCCGGCTGAGTTCCTGGCAGCGGTGATGTCTTCGGAAATGCAGAATACAGATAACGTAGTATTCCTGATTGATGACTGCCGCAAGAACAATCTGGAAGTGTTACCACCGTCAGTCAATATGTCGATTTATCAGTTCCATGCTACTGATGAAAAAACCATTGTCTATGGTTTGGGAGCAATCAAAGGCGTGGGTGAAGCGGCCATGCAGTCGGTGATCGAATCACGTCAGAAAGAAGGTCCATATAAAGACCTGTTTGACTTCTGTCACCGTATCGACCTGAAGAAAATCAACAAACGTACGCTCGAAGCCTTGATCCGTGCTGGTGCACTGGATTGCTTGGGCATTGAACGCGCTGATTTAATGGCACAGCTTCCTGAAGCAGTACAGGCTGCAGATCAGGCCCGTCAGAACCGTGAAACCGGGATCATGGATCTATTTGGTGAAGTTGAAGAAGTTCAGCGTAAACCGGCCAAACCGGTGAAACCTTGGTCTGATGAAGTTCGTCTCAAAGGTGAAAAAGATACACTCGGCCTATATCTAACGGGTCACCCAATTGATGTATATCGTAATGAGCTAAAAGCATTCGTACCTTGTCAGATCAATGAATTAACCCCGACCCGTCGTGGTGTAACGACTGTGTTTGCTGGTCTGGTAGTCGATGTCGCTAACTTCCCGAACCGGATGATGGTGACATTAGATGATGGTACGGCACGTATCGAAATCTCCACCAACCATGAACGCTTCCAGCGCTTTAAAGACATCGTTCAGGTGGATAAAGTCGTGGTGATTGAAGGTGAAATTTACGAGCGTGAAGGTTTTGATCGCCCGATGGGACGTTTGACCAAAGCCTTTAGCCTGAACGAAATCCGTCAGAAACGTGCTAACAGCATCAAGATTACCTTGCAAGCTGAACATTACAGCAAAACCCTCAGCCGTGACTTGCAGCAAATTCTGATGCCATATACCAATGTGGATATGAGCACGCATATTCCAGTGATTCTGTATCTGGATTATGGCTATGCCACAGCCGAGCTGCATCTGGGCCTAAACTGGAAAGTTGCGCCGCTAGATGAGCTGCTCGCCAAGTTGCGTGACTATTTTGGTAAAGCTGCCTTGCATATTGAATACCAGGTTAAATCTAAAGCCGCCCGCGCGGTATCTTATGAAGAAGCCAAGCCGGTTGAAGTGCCACCTCCTCCTGCAGATATGAGTATGGATGATGCCATGGCACAGTATGAAGCCGAGTCTCAGCCGCAATATTCATAA
- a CDS encoding methionine ABC transporter permease, which yields MRDLIVQWLTTITAPFWKSSLSMDQFVTALQETFHMVFFAMLFGCIWGFIQAIILLVTRPDGILPNRVIYHGLNPIVNALRSLPFIILLIAFIPLTKLLVGTSIGTWAAIVPLTIYIGPYMGRLIETSLLEVNEGIIESAQAMGASPLQIIFKFILPEARSSLILNLTTATISLIGATAMAGAVGAGGIGDLAISYGYQRFDTSVVILTVIVLLLLVQFVQTFGEWLSRLR from the coding sequence ATGAGAGACTTAATTGTACAGTGGCTCACTACGATCACTGCCCCATTCTGGAAAAGTTCGCTGTCCATGGATCAGTTCGTGACTGCACTGCAAGAAACCTTCCATATGGTGTTCTTCGCAATGCTGTTTGGCTGTATTTGGGGCTTTATTCAGGCCATCATTTTGCTGGTGACCCGTCCTGACGGCATTCTGCCAAACCGGGTGATTTATCATGGCTTAAACCCGATTGTAAATGCGCTGCGTTCCTTGCCCTTTATTATCCTGCTGATTGCCTTTATTCCACTGACCAAATTACTGGTGGGTACGTCTATTGGTACATGGGCCGCAATTGTGCCACTGACCATTTATATTGGTCCGTATATGGGCCGGTTAATTGAAACTTCATTGCTTGAAGTGAATGAAGGCATTATCGAATCGGCACAAGCGATGGGTGCCTCTCCCCTGCAAATTATTTTCAAGTTTATTTTGCCTGAAGCACGCAGCTCCCTGATTTTAAACCTGACCACAGCCACCATTAGCCTGATTGGTGCAACGGCGATGGCCGGTGCCGTGGGTGCAGGTGGTATTGGTGACCTTGCCATTTCCTATGGTTACCAGCGTTTCGATACCAGTGTGGTCATTTTGACCGTTATTGTGCTTTTATTATTAGTGCAATTTGTGCAGACCTTTGGTGAATGGCTGTCACGTCTGCGATAG